TTTGCGCAACGGTCATGGTTTGGGCAACCGAAAAACCTAATTTCCGGCTGGCCTCTTGCTGTAAAGTAGAAGTGGTAAAAGGAGCAGCCGGCGATCTTTTTAAAGGTTTTTTCTCCAGGTTGTCAATGGTGTAGGTAGCACCTTTGCATTTTTCCAGAAAAGCTTCCGCTTCGGCTTGCGTTTTAAAACGGCTCGGTAATTCTGCTTCCAGTTTTTTGCCGTCTACGGTAAAAAGAGCGGTAACTTTAAACGCAGAATCTGCTTTAAAACGCTCAATTTCCCGTTCGCGCTCTACTACCAGGCGCACCGCAACCGATTGCACCCGACCAGCTGATAAACCTGTTTTTATTTTTTTCCAGAGTACCGGCGATAACTCAAAACCTACCAAACGGTCTAACACGCGGCGGGCTTGCTGGGCGTTTACCCGGTCAATATCAATACCGCGCGGCGATTCTATGGCGTTCAGGATGGCATTTTTAGTAATTTCCCGAAAAACAATGCGCCGGGTTTTTTTATCATTTAAATTAAGTGCTTCGGCTAAGTGCCATGATATAGCTTCTCCTTCGCGGTCATCATCGGAAGCTAGCCAAACCATTTCGGCTTCTTTCGCTAGTTTCTTTAATTCGGCAACCACATCTTTTTTATCTGCCGAAACAATATAGGTGGGTTTAAAGCCGTTTTTGATATCAATCGCGTTATTATCTTTAGGTAAATCGCGCACGTGACCAAAACTGGATTTTACCACAAAATCTTTTCCCAGATACCCTTCTATCGTTTTTGCCTTGGCAGGCGACTCCACAATAACTAAGTTTTTTACCATTCTATATTAAAGTTGGCCTAATCGCCATTTTTGCGCAAAGATGAATATTTTTTCTACATTATTACTAAATGTCTGTTCTTTGCCGCAAGACTATTTAGTAAGATATTATAGCTGTGTGTAATTTTACAACCCAATCCGAATGTTACAAGTTCAATAGCTTATATGTCCTATCATTTATTTATCTGCCGCCACGCGCAGGCGCAAGAGCCCAATTTTAACCTTCCTGATTTTGGACGGGAGCTAATCCCAAATGGAATTCTGGAAGCAGAACAAGCCGGAAATTGGTTGCAACTACAAGCCACAAAACCCGACTTAATTGTTTGCAGCAGTGCCCAACGTACCCGGACTACCGCGGCCATTATAGCAGCTAAACTTGCTTACCCAGAGCAAAAGGTTCTGGCCGAAAAAGCTTTGTACAATGCTTCGGAGAGCCAGCTTTTAAATTTTCTGGCCAAAACAGAAAAGGAACAAAAAACAATTGTTTTAGTCGGACATAATCCAGGAGTGTCGGATGTGGTGAGTACTTTAAGTGGTAAAAACCAGGGCAATGTGCCAACCGGCAGTGTGCATTATTTACCTTTTGAAATGGCCGATTGGAGTGAGCTGTTTATAACCACCGCTAAAAACTACAGGGCTTATTTAGGCAAATAAAAGGTAGAAGTATAAACCTGATTGGCTGCTGGAAATTTTAAAATTTTTAAAATTTAAAAGTTAAACTAAACTTTAGTTTGCTTTAATCCTTCTGGTAAGTTAATCTCAGGTTTTTAAGGCGAAGGCCGTTTATTAAACCTTACGTATGGCAACAACAATTGTATCGGTTATTAACCAAAAGGGCGGAACGGGCAAAACCACCACTACCATTAATTTAGGTCGGGCTTTAAGTAAACTGGGGCATAAGGTATTGCTTGTTGACCTGGACCCGCAGGGCAACCTGTCGTACTCGCTGGATATTTCGGAGCCAAAATTCACCTTGGCTGATGCGTTTACCGGAACTAAAAAATTAAAAGAAATTCTGATTCAAAAAGGCGAATTATTTTTTGTAGCTCCGGGCTCGTCCGAACTGGTGGATGTTGAAATTTCGTTGGTTACGCAGGAGAAAAGAGAAAATTTTTTAAAAAATATCCTTTCGGGCATTAAAGGTTTTGACTATGTTTTAATTGATTGTCCGCCTTCACTAAGTGTGCTTACCTTAAATGCCTTAACGGCCTCACACCAAGTTTTAATTCCTTTGCAAATGGAAGTGTTAACCATGCAAGGACTTAATCAAATTCTAAATACCGTTGGCAAAATTAAAACTACTTTAAACCCCAAACTCCAGGTAAAAGGAATTGTAATTGTAATGTACGATAAACGGCGCAAGCTCAGCTCCGAAGTAGAGGCATTTCTGCAGGAAAATGTAAACGAAAAGATTTTTAAGTCGCGCATCCGTTTAAACGTAAAACTGGCCGAAGCGCCCTCGTTTGGTCAAAGCATCCTGGATTACGACCCTTCATCGAATGGCGCCCAAGATTATCTGGCATTAGCCAAAGAATTTACGGCTTAATAAATTCAATCACTGTAAACGACTGATTACTGCTAGGGTAGTATAGGATTTATGTATTTAACTTAAAATTAAATATTTACAAATTGCTTGATTTTACTGCGGAAAAATAGAATAATATATATAACACTTTTTACCCGCCGAAACATTAATTTTACCCGTTAAAAAATGGTTTTATAGCTTTAACCATCAAAGCTTTTTCCTTTTTAATCTAAATAATTTATAACTTTAGCTTTTGCCAAATCAGCTTTATGCAAACTTAGGCTGATTTACCAAATACTCCCATTTGAACAATTACATACAATTATAAAAGCAATATGGCTTTAGGAAAAAACATGAAGTTGAATAAAGAAAAGTTAATTGCGCCTTTAGAAACCAGTAAAGTGCCGGAAAGTACGGCTACGGAATCTAAACCGGAACAAGCAACTAAATCTGCCATCGCGAAGGAAACCGTGCCGGAAGCAGTTTCAACTTCTAGTACTCCCACAATCCCTAAAAACGGGCAAGGAAGATCTTTTTCCCGGATTTCCGCTGGTGGCAATTCAGCCCGCAAATCTTCGGTGGCCGGCGATGGATCGGATACCCGGGAGCAAACGTATTTAAACGAACAATTAAATCGGGTGTTGTATGCCCTGGATGCTTTTAAAAAAGGCGACGTATCGGTGCGTTTAACGAAACAAGACGATGATATTTTCGCAGAAATAGCCGAAGCTTATAATTCCATGGTGGAAATGATCGGGGGCGTAGGTGGCGAAGTATCCCGCATTTCAAAAGTAGCGGGGGTAGAAGGAAACTTAAAGGCCCGGGCTTCCGCCGAAAGCGCTTCTGGTTTCTGGAAAGACATGATCAATAACATTAATGGTCTGGTAGATTCTATTGCGGTGCCGGTTTTGGAAGTAGGTAAAGTTTTAAAAAATATATCCAAAGGCAACCTCGACGAAACCTTTCAGATTCCGGTTTCCGGTGATTTTAAGGTAATGGCCGAAACCATTAACCGCACCATTGATAATTTAAATTTATTTGCCGGCGAGGTAACCCGGGTAGCCTTGGAAGTAGGGTCGGAAGGAAAATTAGGCGGCCAGGCTTCGGTGCCCAACGTTGCCGGTGTTTGGAAAGACCTTACCGATAACGTAAATACCATGGCGAGTAACTTAACCAGCCAGGTACGCGACATTGCCAACGTAGCTACCGCCGTTGCTAAAGGCGATTTAACGCAGAAAATCACGGTTGATGTAAAAGGCGAACTGTTGCAGCTAAAAGAGAACATCAAC
The sequence above is a segment of the Adhaeribacter swui genome. Coding sequences within it:
- a CDS encoding SixA phosphatase family protein; its protein translation is MSYHLFICRHAQAQEPNFNLPDFGRELIPNGILEAEQAGNWLQLQATKPDLIVCSSAQRTRTTAAIIAAKLAYPEQKVLAEKALYNASESQLLNFLAKTEKEQKTIVLVGHNPGVSDVVSTLSGKNQGNVPTGSVHYLPFEMADWSELFITTAKNYRAYLGK
- a CDS encoding ParA family protein, which gives rise to MATTIVSVINQKGGTGKTTTTINLGRALSKLGHKVLLVDLDPQGNLSYSLDISEPKFTLADAFTGTKKLKEILIQKGELFFVAPGSSELVDVEISLVTQEKRENFLKNILSGIKGFDYVLIDCPPSLSVLTLNALTASHQVLIPLQMEVLTMQGLNQILNTVGKIKTTLNPKLQVKGIVIVMYDKRRKLSSEVEAFLQENVNEKIFKSRIRLNVKLAEAPSFGQSILDYDPSSNGAQDYLALAKEFTA